A window of Calliopsis andreniformis isolate RMS-2024a chromosome 3, iyCalAndr_principal, whole genome shotgun sequence contains these coding sequences:
- the Pras40 gene encoding proline-rich Akt substrate 40 kDa — MHIVCKCLNVSIKSRGTELQKVNIDNIEVSPQERTDGFFRQNLATVPELEGITKEQPGLVEIRNVGVWAIHRCYNCSMYTHAVHRDFGAALVLINSDIVTFPEEINKLKSSPDYSPVFRIIIAHNTLDDLDYLQQPTKFSVSQLPNNIQVALGGLQQQLEEAVQRRSAEIEDKIRAFTAEQHRILEQFRERVHNEHRLLTRLICSGQETNRLTNNIETPPTTPDSFTTTLTTSTTNAVNTVSQVISNEAKIVIGPNVKRESGAKYSPNLLINGNIDKKDRLYIYTKETSSFDSETLFPLEGMEEDTVTTDTIQSSEDGSDTDDSGQDEGIHMPRGQRGGHPTLAKSLPVSVPSFPSYVRKTIQDEDDDQLSRDPHDPHNIRASIKALAKSVHGDTVFGDLPRPRFSTQI; from the exons ATGCATATTGTGTGCAAATGTTTGAACGTGTCCATAAAATCGAGGGGCACTGAACTGCAAAAGGTCAACATTGATAATATCGAAGTGTCACCACAAGAACGGACCGATGGTTTCTTCCGTCAG AATCTTGCAACAGTACCTGAATTGGAAGGTATTACTAAGGAACAACCGGGTTTGGTAGAGATAAGAAATGTAGGAGTATGGGCTATTCACCGTTGTTACAATTGCTCGATGTACACACATGCTGTACACAGAGATTTTGGTGCTGCTTTAGTTCTTATTAATAGTGACATTGTT acTTTCCCTGAAGAAATAAACAAGTTAAAATCCAGTCCAGACTATAGCCCAGTATTTAGAATAATAATTGCTCATAATACTTTGGATGACCTCGATTACCTTCAACAACCTACCAAATTTTCTG TGTCGCAGTTACCCAACAATATACAAGTGGCTTTGGGTGGTCTCCAACAGCAGCTTGAAGAAGCTGTTCAACGGCGGTCTGCAGAAATAGAAGATAAAATTCGTGCTTTCACAGCAGAGCAGCATCGAATACTGGAGCAATTTCGTGAAAGAGTTCATAATGAACATAGATTATTAACAAG GTTAATATGCAGTGGACAAGAAACAAATAGATTAACAAATAATATAGAGACTCCTCCTACTACCCCAGACAGTTTTACAACCACTTTAACTACCTCTACAACTAATGCAGTAAATACAGTATCTCAAGTAATATCAAATGAAGCGAAAATTGTTATTGGTCCTAATGTTAAGCGTGAATCAGGTGCTAAATATTCTCCTAATCTTCTTATT AATGGTAACATAGATAAAAAAGACCgtttatacatatatactaAAGAAACAAGTAGTTTTGACTCAGAAACTTTATTTCCTCTGGAAGGAATGGAAGAAGATACTGTTACAACTGATACAATTCAATCTTCAGAAGATGGATCTGATACAGACG ATTCTGGTCAAGATGAAGGTATTCACATGCCAAGAGGACAGAGAGGAGGTCATCCTACATTAGCTAAGTCATTACCAGTTAGTGTCCCATCCTTCCCTTCATACGTACGTAAAACAATTCAAGATGAAGATGATGATCAG tTGTCAAGAGATCCACACGATCCACATAACATTCGAGCTTCAATTAAAGCTCTAGCTAAGAGCGTTCATGGTGATACAGTATTTGGAGATCTGCCACGTCCTCGTTTCTCTACTCAAATCTGA
- the Eas gene encoding ethanolamine kinase 1 isoform X1 — protein sequence MDQLCKEPHFDLTIDENEIINGAKEIIKKLRPTWPLDKLRFKTFTDGITNKLVGVWYPGHYNEMVLVRVYGNKTDLLINRKDETRNIRILNRAGFTHSLYATFNNGLAYEFIQGTTLTTESVRNPDVYTLIAKKMAQMHKLKPSHIDIPKEAFIWDKVEQFMEIMPKEFSNETKQTRFEKLIKPFTVLKQNYQNLKRTLTDLNSDIVFAHNDLLLGNVLYNQKENIVTFIDFEYTAYNYQAFDIANHFAEFAGIDNPDYALYPEEELQKTWLNIYLQEYNNVNYVPENEINLLYTQVNKFVLLAHFFWGCWGLIQSEHSNIDFDFLEYAATRFNEYFKRKEAFPDMNV from the exons ATGGATCAACTATGCAAGGAACCACATTTTGACCTGACAATAGatgaaaatgaaattattaatGGTGCCAAAGAGATAATTAAGAAACTTAGGCCTACGTGGCCTTTGGATAAATTACGCTTCAAG aCATTTACAGATGGGATCACAAATAAGCTTGTGGGAGTATGGTATCCTGGGCATTATAATGAGATGGTTTTGGTCAGAGTATATGGAAACAAGACAGATTTGCTCATTAATCGTAAAGATGAAACAAGAAATATTCGA ATATTGAACAGAGCAGGTTTCACACACTCACTTTATGCCACATTTAATAATGGTTTAGCATATGAATTTATTCAAGGTACTACACTTACAACAGAATCTGTAAGAAATCCTGATGTATATACTTTAATTGCTAAAAAAATGGCTCAAATGCATAAGCTTAAACCTAGTCACATTGACATTCCCAAAGAAGCATTTATTTGGGACAAAGTAGAACAATTTATGGAGATAATGCCAAAGGAATTCTCTAATGAAACCAAACAAACAAG ATTTGAAAAACTTATAAAACCATTTACTGTGTTAAAACAAAATTATCAGAATTTGAAAAGGACACTGACCGACTTAAATAGCGACATTGTTTTTGCTCATAATGATTTACTGCTAGGAAACGTACTTTATAATCAAAAGGAAAATATTGTAACCTTTATTGATTTTGAGTACACAGCGTATAATTATCAGGCTTTTGATATAGCCAATCACTTTGCAGAATTTGCTG GTATTGACAATCCTGATTATGCTTTGTATCCTGAAGAAGAACTGCAGAAAACGTGGTTAAACATATATCTTCAGGAATACAATAATGTAAACTATGTAcctgaaaatgaaattaatttgctGTATACGCAAGTGAATAAATTCGTACTTTTAGCACACTTTTTTTGGGGTTGTTGGGGGCTTATACAAAGCGAACATTCAAACATCGACTTTGATTTTTTAGA GTATGCTGCAACACGGTTTAATGAATATTTCAAGCGGAAAGAAGCATTCCCTGATATGAATGTATGA
- the Eas gene encoding ethanolamine kinase 1 isoform X3, giving the protein MVLVRVYGNKTDLLINRKDETRNIRILNRAGFTHSLYATFNNGLAYEFIQGTTLTTESVRNPDVYTLIAKKMAQMHKLKPSHIDIPKEAFIWDKVEQFMEIMPKEFSNETKQTRFEKLIKPFTVLKQNYQNLKRTLTDLNSDIVFAHNDLLLGNVLYNQKENIVTFIDFEYTAYNYQAFDIANHFAEFAGIDNPDYALYPEEELQKTWLNIYLQEYNNVNYVPENEINLLYTQVNKFVLLAHFFWGCWGLIQSEHSNIDFDFLEYAATRFNEYFKRKEAFPDMNV; this is encoded by the exons ATGGTTTTGGTCAGAGTATATGGAAACAAGACAGATTTGCTCATTAATCGTAAAGATGAAACAAGAAATATTCGA ATATTGAACAGAGCAGGTTTCACACACTCACTTTATGCCACATTTAATAATGGTTTAGCATATGAATTTATTCAAGGTACTACACTTACAACAGAATCTGTAAGAAATCCTGATGTATATACTTTAATTGCTAAAAAAATGGCTCAAATGCATAAGCTTAAACCTAGTCACATTGACATTCCCAAAGAAGCATTTATTTGGGACAAAGTAGAACAATTTATGGAGATAATGCCAAAGGAATTCTCTAATGAAACCAAACAAACAAG ATTTGAAAAACTTATAAAACCATTTACTGTGTTAAAACAAAATTATCAGAATTTGAAAAGGACACTGACCGACTTAAATAGCGACATTGTTTTTGCTCATAATGATTTACTGCTAGGAAACGTACTTTATAATCAAAAGGAAAATATTGTAACCTTTATTGATTTTGAGTACACAGCGTATAATTATCAGGCTTTTGATATAGCCAATCACTTTGCAGAATTTGCTG GTATTGACAATCCTGATTATGCTTTGTATCCTGAAGAAGAACTGCAGAAAACGTGGTTAAACATATATCTTCAGGAATACAATAATGTAAACTATGTAcctgaaaatgaaattaatttgctGTATACGCAAGTGAATAAATTCGTACTTTTAGCACACTTTTTTTGGGGTTGTTGGGGGCTTATACAAAGCGAACATTCAAACATCGACTTTGATTTTTTAGA GTATGCTGCAACACGGTTTAATGAATATTTCAAGCGGAAAGAAGCATTCCCTGATATGAATGTATGA
- the Eas gene encoding ethanolamine kinase 1 isoform X2, whose product MDQLCKEPHFDLTIDENEIINGAKEIIKKLRPTWPLDKLRFKTFTDGITNKLVGVWYPGHYNEMVLVRVYGNKTDLLINRKDETRNIRILNRAGFTHSLYATFNNGLAYEFIQGTTLTTESVRNPDVYTLIAKKMAQMHKLKPSHIDIPKEAFIWDKVEQFMEIMPKEFSNETKQTRFEKLIKPFTVLKQNYQNLKRTLTDLNSDIVFAHNDLLLGNVLYNQKENIVTFIDFEYTAYNYQAFDIANHFAEFAGNLDIFLSTQSLSVFEVLTILIMLCILKKNCRKRG is encoded by the exons ATGGATCAACTATGCAAGGAACCACATTTTGACCTGACAATAGatgaaaatgaaattattaatGGTGCCAAAGAGATAATTAAGAAACTTAGGCCTACGTGGCCTTTGGATAAATTACGCTTCAAG aCATTTACAGATGGGATCACAAATAAGCTTGTGGGAGTATGGTATCCTGGGCATTATAATGAGATGGTTTTGGTCAGAGTATATGGAAACAAGACAGATTTGCTCATTAATCGTAAAGATGAAACAAGAAATATTCGA ATATTGAACAGAGCAGGTTTCACACACTCACTTTATGCCACATTTAATAATGGTTTAGCATATGAATTTATTCAAGGTACTACACTTACAACAGAATCTGTAAGAAATCCTGATGTATATACTTTAATTGCTAAAAAAATGGCTCAAATGCATAAGCTTAAACCTAGTCACATTGACATTCCCAAAGAAGCATTTATTTGGGACAAAGTAGAACAATTTATGGAGATAATGCCAAAGGAATTCTCTAATGAAACCAAACAAACAAG ATTTGAAAAACTTATAAAACCATTTACTGTGTTAAAACAAAATTATCAGAATTTGAAAAGGACACTGACCGACTTAAATAGCGACATTGTTTTTGCTCATAATGATTTACTGCTAGGAAACGTACTTTATAATCAAAAGGAAAATATTGTAACCTTTATTGATTTTGAGTACACAGCGTATAATTATCAGGCTTTTGATATAGCCAATCACTTTGCAGAATTTGCTGGTAATCTAGATATATTTTTGAGTACTCAGTCTTTATCTGTTTTTGAA GTATTGACAATCCTGATTATGCTTTGTATCCTGAAGAAGAACTGCAGAAAACGTGGTTAA